One segment of Pontibacter akesuensis DNA contains the following:
- the fmt gene encoding methionyl-tRNA formyltransferase: protein MTQELRIVFMGTPDFAVPTLQTLVEHKYNVVAVITAPDKPAGRGQKINQSPVKEYAVAQGIPVLQPTNLKSEVFLEELRSYRANLQIIVAFRMLPEVVWSMPELGSFNIHGSLLPKYRGAAPINWAIINGERETGVTSFFLKHEIDTGDLIFQERMPILEEDDFGSVYEKLKYKGAELALRTVQAIERSEVQTQPQVVDTETKHAPKIFKETCEINWNQPAQQVRNFIRGLSPYPAAWAKLGGKTFKIFKVEALKDAAYTSAPGQMHTDNKTFLHVQTADGAIAILDLQMEGKKRMPVQDLLRGFSFEIAQV, encoded by the coding sequence ATGACCCAAGAATTGCGCATTGTGTTTATGGGTACGCCGGATTTTGCCGTGCCTACCTTGCAGACACTCGTGGAACACAAGTATAATGTAGTAGCTGTTATCACGGCACCGGATAAACCCGCTGGCCGTGGGCAGAAAATAAACCAGTCTCCGGTGAAGGAGTATGCGGTGGCACAGGGAATTCCGGTGCTGCAGCCTACCAATCTTAAATCAGAGGTATTCCTGGAGGAGCTGCGCAGCTACAGAGCAAACCTGCAGATCATCGTGGCTTTCCGGATGCTGCCTGAGGTGGTGTGGTCGATGCCGGAGTTGGGGTCATTTAACATTCATGGCTCACTGCTGCCAAAGTACCGCGGTGCAGCCCCTATTAACTGGGCCATCATCAACGGCGAGAGGGAAACAGGCGTTACTTCATTTTTCTTGAAGCACGAGATTGATACTGGAGATTTGATCTTTCAGGAGCGCATGCCCATACTGGAGGAGGATGACTTTGGCAGCGTGTATGAGAAGCTGAAGTATAAAGGCGCGGAACTGGCGCTCCGCACCGTGCAGGCAATCGAGCGCAGTGAGGTGCAGACACAGCCGCAGGTGGTGGACACCGAGACAAAACATGCGCCGAAAATCTTCAAAGAAACCTGCGAGATCAACTGGAACCAGCCGGCACAGCAAGTGCGCAATTTTATCCGTGGGTTAAGCCCTTACCCTGCTGCCTGGGCGAAACTGGGAGGCAAGACTTTTAAGATATTTAAAGTTGAGGCGCTGAAAGACGCAGCCTATACCTCCGCGCCCGGCCAGATGCATACCGACAACAAGACCTTTCTGCATGTGCAAACGGCAGACGGAGCCATCGCCATACTTGACCTGCAGATGGAAGGGAAAAAACGCATGCCGGTGCAGGACCTGCTGCGTGGGTTTAGCTTTGAAATTGCACAAGTATGA
- a CDS encoding dihydrofolate reductase, with the protein MIALVVAAAENNVIGKDNDLIWYLPADLKHFKSITMGHPMLMGRKTYESIGKPLPGRTSIIITSQKDFKAEGCVVVHSLEEALEKGRELDDDLCIIGGANVYQQALPLADKVYLTRVHHSFDGDVFFPELSPAEWQVVEEEHHEPDEKNKYSYTFQTLTRK; encoded by the coding sequence ATGATCGCACTCGTAGTAGCCGCCGCTGAAAACAACGTGATCGGCAAAGACAATGACCTGATCTGGTACCTGCCCGCTGACCTGAAGCACTTTAAAAGCATCACCATGGGCCACCCGATGCTGATGGGCCGCAAAACGTATGAGTCCATTGGAAAGCCGCTGCCCGGCCGCACCTCCATCATCATCACCTCCCAAAAGGATTTTAAAGCGGAAGGGTGTGTGGTGGTGCACTCACTGGAGGAGGCCCTAGAGAAAGGGCGTGAACTGGATGATGACTTATGTATTATTGGCGGAGCAAATGTGTACCAGCAGGCGCTTCCGCTTGCTGATAAAGTATACCTCACACGAGTACACCATTCATTCGACGGCGATGTATTTTTCCCGGAATTATCTCCTGCTGAGTGGCAGGTGGTGGAGGAGGAGCACCATGAGCCGGATGAGAAAAACAAGTACAGCTATACCTTTCAGACGCTGACACGAAAGTAA